The sequence ttggggaggacgggaagggagattaaccgatttagatctaacgttagcatttcctataatgggtgtctcaccaatattttcatcatcttcgtctaaattaaccgcatctacttcattttcttcttttataccaTGAGAAATTAGTTAAATGAAGGATTAACCGAGGATGATGAGAAAAGCATATCGCGTTTCATTTCTGAACCATAACTGTCACAGCTTTTGGACCAAAATTATTTCTGCTTCAACAGAAATTTTATCCTTTTCATCACCGTACATTCTGCCCCGGCATTGCACATCTAGCACATGGAGAAGACAGCCAACAGATCAACTATTAAGAAGTTGAGGACTAAATAACTTACAGACATTTTTCCGAAAATAATGGAGAAATCCAACGACAGGAGTGTAAAGTTCAAAAGCTTCTTTATATGATACAACAAcatcatacccagtgtattcccacctagtgctTTATATGATACAAATTGGATCAAAAACAGACTACATAACAGTGCTTGTTTTCAACTCATCATTCGCTAAAAACGTATGTTTCAGAGAGTAATGTATATGCACAAACATTTGACCACGAAAAGTGTTCTTTAGTATTATCTTGATTTGGCCAGGACAATGTGGTAGGAGAGAAGGACATACGGCAAATTTCACAATCATTGCTGCTTCGAGAGAGATTGATAGCAGGAATCATACTCGTCATTGCAGCTTTGTGTCATTACATAATAGTTATCTTATCTGGGAAAACTATTTACAAGGAAGTGTTGATCTACTGCACAAATCTATAATAACTGGTCCGATGTAAGATGATCCATCTCAGTTCATGAAACTCATCATTCATCGCAGTGACCTGCTGGAACAGGAGAAAGCAATTTAAGATGCTGACCTAATCCGTCTACCATCTGATAAATTTTGTCTGATTTGACGTGAGATTTATCCATCACCGTGAATTCATGGTATTCATCATTCAATTGTAACAAGCTAGCACCAGATTGCTTTGGCCTGCCAATGCTCTTCATCATCAACCTTATGTTGGCGACATTATCCCAGTCTCCTGCTGAAGCATAAATATTTGACAATGCGGAAAGTTTTCCAGCATTTTTAGGTTCTAACTTGACTAGGAGGTCACGCACGTCATCTGCAAGTTCAATGGCTTTATGCATCCTGCAAGCCCCTAAAAGAGAACCCCAAATTTTAACGTTAGGTTCAAGTGGCATCTTTCGTGCAAGTTCAAAAGCTTCTCTAACATAGCCACCACGGCCTAAAAGATCAATAAGACAACCATAATGTTCTACTTCAGGTATTACCCCATAATCTTTCTCCATGGAGTAGAAATAAATTATTCCCTCGTCCACCAAACCAGTATGATTGCACGCACACAAAATACCAACTAACGTCACCTTATCAGGCACAAAGCCTTCTTGTTTCATCTTAACGAAAAGCTCAAGTGCCTTCTTTCCACGTCCATGCATAGCCAACCCATGTATCATAGCATTCCAAGATACCAAGTCTCTTTTTTTCAGCCCGTTAAAGACTTTATAAGCCTTATGCAAACTTCCACACTTGGCGTACATATCAATCAACGCATTACAGACCAAAGTATTACACTTGTACATACTCCTCTCGACGGTATCATGCACTCTCACACCCAAACTAAGCATACCCGATTCAGCACAGGCAGCTAGAATGCTAACAAAAGCTGCAACATCAAGCCTCAAACCCGTCTCCTCCATTTGCACGTACAACTCAATTGCCTCATTTACAAGACCCTTTTCAGCATATCCTGAAATCATTATCGTCCAAGAGATCAAATTCTTggaaggcattttatcaaacaacatCCGCGCCATCTCCAAATCCCCCGCTTTGCAATAACCCGAAACCATAGTGGACCAAGAGACGACATCCCTCTGTGGCATATTCTTAAACAATTCAAACGCCACACTCATTTGCTCCGCCTTTGTATATCCATCTAACATAGTATTCCAACTAACCCTATCTCTTtcgggcatttcatcaaacaccttccGCGCTTCACTCAAATCCCCCGCTTTCAGCAAAGCACCAACCATGGAATTCCAAGAAACAACATCCCTCTCCTTCATCCCCCGAAACAACTTCCCTGCAGCTCGAACacccaccaccccacacttggAATACGCATCAATCAACGAATTAGGCACATAAATATCATCCACAAAACCCCATTTCACAACATGTGTATGAATCATACTCACTAAACTCAACCAACACTTCCCCGAACAACCCTTTAACAGAAACGAAAACGTAAAATTATCAGGAAAAATACCAGCACACTGCATATTCAAGAAAGTCTCAAAACCCTTCAATGCCTGAAAATTACAAACATAAGCTCTTATCAAAGCATTATACAAGCGCACATTGGAATTAGACTCCCCCGCTTGTTCAAAAACCTTTAACGCAGAACCGATTTGTCTACAATTAGAGAAAGCAGAGATTAACTTAGGAGCAATAAAAGGGTCTTGTTGAAGATGGGATTTGTATACTAATGTCTGCATTTGTTTGAGTTGGTTAATGTCTTTGCATTTGTCTAAGTCCCATAATTTCTGCTCGAAGTGTCTTCGTCTTGACACCCATGTAGGTGCTCGAATTGGTGTTGGCATTTGCATTTTGAAAAATCGGAATTTGGTGTTTGATGGACTAAAAAGTTTAGTGGAAGTGTAAATGAATGTTCAGGGAACTGGCGCTTGTCGGGGATAAGGTTGTAAGGACCCGTTTGATAGTTCATAATCCCTGAATTAAATGCTGGAATTTTTTAATACATTGTTTGTTAGTAATTTTTATGCTacgtataactaatacatggattAGTTATACATCGTATATGGTAttatagagtgtataactaatacacttAGGGGTATTTGGCAGAGTGTATTGAAatattaatacatgcattagtttaatgtgtattaataGTACATTGTTTGATATACCTTTTTATCCTATGTATAATTAATGCAAACATtaattatacactctattgtgtattgaggtatgtattattaatatctcaaaattcatgacattagtaatgcaatggatctaatgcatgcattaacaagCTTAAAGACAttattacccctcaaaaaaattttctcatcctttccaacatatatattgagtgtattatgtaaaaaattttttttttttaaatcatgtaattcatattttttttaatacattgaaccaaacactgcataaaaaaaatacaagcattactaatacactatattttgcattattcttatacaaatGCTagagtcgtttggtagagtgtataagatcaatataaaatatggtgtattagtaatgtttgtattacttatacttgcattagttatgcatgtattattttttatacattgtttgatttgatgtataagaaataatacatcttacataatttctataaaagaaatgtttgttaacaaaaatacccttctttgattttgtacacttttttgcaataattttgttttttcatatcaaatataattagtattgttgaactagtatatagaggtttcaAATTAATTGCAACACCTTCGGCTTTGCACATAAAATATTATGCCAACGAATTAACAtagttgaaacaaaaataaaatataagatgtaaagttaagaaatagtctcattttttttttatctttttaaagttctcaaagcaaagcaaaaatatgttacaattatttaaatcaattattcattgttgtagattaaaatggtgaaaaaaattgtgaactgttttgaaaagattcactattgcaaattaaaatggcgggaaaaggaatagtgaaatattttgagaggaaaattgagagGTATTAAgatcatttaataagttaatgcacgTATTAAAGACTTTGCATTACTAAGACATAGAAAAtgggtggtattagtaatacacaccttaatacacaatagagtgtataactaatgcttgcattagttatacattgactaaaaattataccaaacaaggtattcataatacatattaattaatacatgcattatttttgtcaatacactctaccaaaagACCCCTTCATTTGATGGGATTAGTAATCCATAGATTACAATCCTGACAAATATGTATCAAGATAAAAACGccctcaaatttctttaatttttttctaaatcttttcaatttattcaatgtgagttatttcttttcaatttatcaatataataatatccctccaaataattttagtcataaaaaaactattccattaacttaaaaatacTTATTGATCAAAATCCGAAAATAAATTGCATGATTGCATACAagatttaattttgtaaataggatatttataaataaaaataatttttcaaattaggTTTAACACTTATGGAACACAAATTTATGTTAATAATAATTCTATTGTCTCATACAAAAGTTACACGTATCTCCCTTCAATATAATAACATCacaaagtggaaacaacaaaaaaatgatgaacaattttattcctttttttatataaaaaaattgtaagtgaatgattaaatcttaaaattccaaagtatataattagttatatttttactttttttttttaaaaaaaaaaagaataataaaattttacaaaaaaaaatacacaaagttataatatgtcaaaggatatttttgtaaacaaacaatattctttttaaaatataacaatacatattatttttaatacatcaaatcaaactcTGTATAAAAATAATTCTAGTATTAATAATCTCTGTATTACTAATTCCTGCACTACTAATctcaacattactaatacaacttatttagtattatcttatacactataccaaacgacccctaagagaAATATCTTAACGTCTAAGGAGAAATAAAGTATATTTgggtttaccaaaaaaaaaaaaaaaaagtatctttGGGCTTTTTCCCCTCATAAGTACTATTCCCTCCGTTCTAAATTACCcgtttcaaattttctaatttcatttctcattttacttatatTCTTTCATTAATCaggacaagacaatttttttctccttatatCCTTAGTTATTAATTACTCCTTGTTACTAGCATTGAATTATcaaatcttgaaaaatgttgTAAAGACATTGGTAATCCTATAATCTTAATTATCCATGCAAAAAGTATTTTGATATAAACCATATAATTCTTCATTAATATTGAAACTAACAGCATGACAAAATTAATAAgggtaaaatgataaaattatattatcaatcattattttcttaatagttatGTCATCTTAATTTGATATGGATAATTTGGAACGGACAAAGTATTTTCttcacaaattttaaattttcataaataataagTAATCATCTGTCAGGATTTACTTGGCAAGAGGATTTAAGTAGACAACTaaagttaaaaattatatttacgTTTATATAAATTCATTGAAAATCTGAAACAATGGTGAATATTACTGCTATATAGAAGTGTGAGTGAGCAACCAGCGTAAGGACACAACTAGCAATTATCATGTCTACTTTCAGTTGTCTATTTGTTCTGTGATTTTACTGTagcatttttaattaattattatatgttatttatgtattaaaaaattaataatattttaaaaaattaaatatttatcacattttttattttagctgcttcaatcgtaattttattatatcactcctaccACGAGCCTCTCGATATCTAATCTATTAATAATTACAAAGATATGTTATTTATCGGTGCAGGGATATCTCAGAATCtcatttaaaaattatgatttgtCCATTTGATAAGATTGCATAAgaatggtgtttttttttttatatatagttttcataatttttttatgcttgtgagaaaaatatactttaagaaattcatattgtatatctagaaaaaaaaaattcaacttcaaattaatttgatccgAACTAAAGTCTAAACGACGCAATAATATAGGGTGATATTACATGATaagaataattttatcatattacaaTTTAACAAATTCAGTGCAAAAAAATTGCTAGAGATAGGAATTGAAACTGGGCGACTGGAGTGACTCAGCACACTCTTAACTATTGGATAGTTGCTGCCTTCCATTGCCATATTACAATTTGAatagagaaaatggccaaaagatCATTCAAGCTTTAcctcaaatctcaactacacacttaatCTTCACGGGAGTCCTATCACCCCCCTgatctattttttcatgtatttattaccTCCCTAAATGTTGAGCTGACAACATAAACCAATTCATAATCCCTTCGTATTTACACCCGCGGATCCCACGTCTTCCAGGTCATCTCCCTCCTAAAACCTAAATGGACCCATTATCACCCGTTcaactttctctctcttctctcctcTCTCTTCCTTTCTTCCCTTGACGAATTTTTTCCCACTTTTACATACGAATTTAGCCTTTTTAGTTTGTGAATCTTATGTTACTGATAAAGTTTGTGGATTTTCGAAGATCAAGTCATCGATTGCAGCATTAACTTAGTAGAGGTTGTCATTTCCCCCCTAAACTATTGTCATTATTAATTATGGGTTGCCCTAAGCATATGGTGACTGCTTAGGATGTGCAAAATAAGTTGTGTTTCTTGCTAAAAAAGTTGTCTAACTTTTTAATTAACAACATATTAAATTCTTAAGGACATCtctacttagggtttttgttaatGTTTTAATGAGTTCATTAAAAAATAggtttttttttagaatttactGTTAATCTGAAAAATAAAGCAATAAATTGTGTGTGGTAGTATGTGCATGTAACTATTTTGTTGTTTAGGTGTTCAATTTGTACCGAAGTAGAACAATTTTCATGTAATCAATTCTTATCTTTCTCATCTTAGTCGCATAATGTGATAGAGACTAATGTGATATAAATTTGTGTTTTTTCTTCATTGTTTAAGCATGATGTAGTTATATTAAAGTTTGTTCATGCTTGATTTTTGATAATATATCTGCTATGTTTCTTTGTCTTATTTGAGTGTTTATTTTCATCAGGTCAAACATGAgtgattttactttgattattcTAAGATGGTATCATGGTGGAGTGTTAGATTTAAGTACTGGAGAACCAGTTTACAAAGGTGAAAAAATTACAGAATTCTTAGATGTTGATGTTGACAAgatatcatattttgaattgaGAGACTATCAAAGAAATTTAGGATATAGCACAACATGTACCTTTCGTATTAAACCACCTAATAGTGGCATTTTGGTAGATGTGGACAATGATATCGATATTTTTGAAATGATGTGTTCCTTGAAAAATGGAGATGAAGTAGATGTATTTGTCAAGTATTTAGTGGATGAACCAATTGTTGTGGACCCCCCAAAATTCTTAGAAAATGGAAGTCTTGAGAATATGGAGGAATCTGGTGCATCTTTTAATAATAGGCCTAAATTTATGGTAGGTGAGGATCATATAAATGAGGAGAacctttttacttctttttcaaCTTCACCCCTTTGCATTACCACACCTCATTTTATAGTGCTACTGCATATAGTGCTTCAGCACCTATTATTGCACCTAGTATGCCTACATCTACTGTTGCACCTAGTGTtgctacatctactgctgctCCACCTAGTGCTGCTGTAGTTAGTGTTGCTTCACCCAGTGCTGCTGCATCTAGTGTTGCTGCAGGCAGTGCTGCTGCAGTTGATGATATAGATGATGGTCCTGCTGGAAGTGATTTCTCAGAAGAAGAAGTAGAGGGTTCTGATTACTCTACTAAGGATAATGCTGAATTAGAAGAAGAATTAGTTTgagatgatgatgacgatgaaaAGTGTGGTAGTAATGTACATGAGGAGGTTAGGGAGTTGAGAGCTGAAAAGAGGAAGttttaaaggagaaaaagaaaagagagagtacCAGCTGACAATGCAGAGGTACCAGTAGGTGAAGCAGGACCAGATCTAGGGTTTCATGACACTGAAACAGGTAAAGTAAGTCATGAAGGAAGGTTGGGTGGTGATGAGCCTTACTTTGCAAGTTCTGATGAGGATAGTTTTGAGTTAGATAAAGATGATTATTGTGGTGATGAAGAACATGATGCTCTTGCATCTGGTTGGACAAGATCTGTTAAGTTGTCAGGGACAAAAAAGGCTAACATCCCAGAAAATCATTCATGACCCAACCGCAAAGGAAGTTGTTTGGCAGTTGGATATGGTGTTTAAAGATGTGAATGAATTTAGAAGAGCTGTGACTAAATATGCAGTAAAAAAGAGGGTTGTTGTGGAGAAGTGGGTAAATGAATCAAAAAAGGTTAGAGTCAAATGCAAGGATGATTGTCCATGGCTTTTGTATGCAGGTCTTGACAATACCATAAATGACTTCATCATAaaaacttacattccaaaacaCACTTGCAACAAGACAACCAAAAATTATTTGTGCAATGCAAAATTTTTAGCTGAAACCTTTAGAGAGAGAATAATTGAGCAGTCAAATATAAGGATATTCAATCTGCAAGAGTTGATAAGGAAAAAATTCAAACTGCATATTGGTAAGACTACTGTGAGAAGAGCAATAACTAAAGTGTTGAAAGATATCATGGGTGATCATGTTGTAGAATTTGGAAGAATTCTTGACTACAAGGATGAGCCGCTGAGGACAAATCTAGGGACAAGTTGTGTTGTTAAACTTGGTGAGGctaatgaagaaggtaaaccaaaATTTCTGAGTTTCTACATCTGTTTTAATGCTTTGAAGAAGACATGGGTACATTGTAAGAAGTGTATAGGTTTAGACGATTATTTTCTTAAAGGAATTTGTAAAGAGCAATTGTTAGTTGCTGTTGGAAAAGATGGTAATAACTAGATGTTGCCACTTGCTTGGGCAGTAGTTGAAAAGGAAAACACAAACATATGGAGTTGGTTTGTTAAGCGCATAAAAGATGACCTAGGACTTGGAGAAGAAGAAGGTCTCACATTGATTACagatatgcagaaggtatgtaTTCTGTACTATGTGTACTTATTTTTCTAGTTTAGCCAAATAAATGTAATTATGTAGTAATTTTACTGCAATTGAACAGGTGTTACCTCAATCTGAGAATAGAAGATATGCAAGACACATCTTAGCTAATTGGGCTAAGGAATGAAGAGGTCTTCAAAGAAGACAACAATGTTGGAGGATAGCCAAAAGTACATTTGAGTCTCAATTGAGGAAAAACATACAAAAGATGAAGTTGCTTGGTCCTACAAAAATGATTGATCACTTAATGTACTTCAACATTAATTACTGGTGCAAGTTTTACTTCAACACTGAAGTGAAATGTGATTTTGTGCATAATAACATGTCAGAGTGTTTTAATGCATGGATCTTACCAGCTAGgcacaaaaccatcattaccatGCTTGAAGAAGTCAGAGTAAAGCTGATGACAAGAATAAGCACTTTAAGGGCGTTTCCAAATACTTGAAAGTCCAATTACTCTCTAATGTGTTTAAAGATTTTAGAGGAAAACATCAATAGGTCTATGGATTGTACCATTTAGTTTAATGGAGTTGctagttttgaagtgaaagaaGGACTTTGTCAACACAAAGTTGATATTGTCAAGAGAACTTGTAGTTGTAGGGTATGGCAGTTAAAGGGcataccatgtgcacatggtgTGGCTGCAATATTGTTCAACAAGTACTCTCCGTATGAATATATTGACAGGTGCCACAGTAAGGAAACATATTTGCAGACTTATGCCAATGTTCTTCAACCACTTACAAACATGAAAATGTGGCCAGTTTCTTAAAATATTGATGTTGCACCACCTGAAATCACAACCTTGTCTGGCAGGCTagctaagaataagaagaaggaaGTTGGGGAAACAAACAAGTCAAGAAAATTGCCTAGAATTGAACTAGCAATGACATGTAGTGTGTGTTATATTAGAGGCCACAACAAAAGGGGTTGTCCTCACAGAGCACCATCAGCAGAACCAACTGCACCAGTAGTAGCAACAGCTACTGGTTCAAGCAGGGGAACtaattttttcacttgaattCATTATGTTATACCAGTATTCTAATTGTTAACAATCTTTTTTAATATGTAGAAAACTCCAACAGAAGCAACTAAGGCTGCTCCTCAAGGAAAAAAGGATGGTTCAGGCAGGGGAAGAGGAAGACCAAAGGTAATTTTTTCACATGAATTCATTATGTTATAACACTACTCTAATTGttaacatttttttatatatagaaaaCTCCACCAGAAGCACCTAATGTTGCTCCTCAAGGAAAAAAGTAATGGTTCAGGCAGGAGAAGAGGCAGACCAAAGGTATATTATGATTGAATTTAGTTCTAATTTTCTCAATTCATAacattctttttatatttatagatAATTTCATTAGAAGCCATTACTGAACCTCCACaagcaaaaaaagaaagaggaagaccCAAAAGAACAATTTCAGTAGGTGCTACTTCAACTCCTCTACCTACAGCACCTCCAGTACCTATTATTTTTCCAGCATCCTCTTCTGCACCTCCTGATTTTTGTACATCATCTTCAATAGATGAAACTACAAAAAGAGGAATGGGTAGTGGTAGGGGAAACACTACTTCGTTCAAAAGGCAAAGAGTAGCAGGAATAGGTGTGTTTCAAGCTGAAAATGACTTTAAAGTCCTAAATGTAAGTCTCTTACTTTGTTATATCATTTGTaaattataagtcattgatatATGTTGATTCTTAagcttttttatccttttctgtaGCCTGACATGCCTAGCAGTAAGATATACTCTACTAGTCAAGTAAAGGTGGCAAGATAAGCTGATGTAACTGGTGACATTGGTTATACACCAAGTAGTATCAGAAAATTAAAATGGAACGGCAAATCAACAATTTTAACAAGAAAACTACAAGAACTTAAAGAgaatagaagaaagaagaaagtggGAAGTAGTTCAAATCATCCAAGTCAAAATACTGCTTCTTCACAGTCCAACATGCCATGAAAATTGTAGTGCTATTGATGTATTTTAATCACTGTTTTAAGTTAGTTCAGTTGACATAAAAACAATTTTATTTcagtgttgaaaaataatttaaacactgTATTTTGTTGACTAATGTTGCCTAATGGTTAGGCATTAT comes from Capsicum annuum cultivar UCD-10X-F1 chromosome 2, UCD10Xv1.1, whole genome shotgun sequence and encodes:
- the LOC107860494 gene encoding pentatricopeptide repeat-containing protein At3g29230, whose product is MQMPTPIRAPTWVSRRRHFEQKLWDLDKCKDINQLKQMQTLVYKSHLQQDPFIAPKLISAFSNCRQIGSALKVFEQAGESNSNVRLYNALIRAYVCNFQALKGFETFLNMQCAGIFPDNFTFSFLLKGCSGKCWLSLVSMIHTHVVKWGFVDDIYVPNSLIDAYSKCGVVGVRAAGKLFRGMKERDVVSWNSMVGALLKAGDLSEARKVFDEMPERDRVSWNTMLDGYTKAEQMSVAFELFKNMPQRDVVSWSTMVSGYCKAGDLEMARMLFDKMPSKNLISWTIMISGYAEKGLVNEAIELYVQMEETGLRLDVAAFVSILAACAESGMLSLGVRVHDTVERSMYKCNTLVCNALIDMYAKCGSLHKAYKVFNGLKKRDLVSWNAMIHGLAMHGRGKKALELFVKMKQEGFVPDKVTLVGILCACNHTGLVDEGIIYFYSMEKDYGVIPEVEHYGCLIDLLGRGGYVREAFELARKMPLEPNVKIWGSLLGACRMHKAIELADDVRDLLVKLEPKNAGKLSALSNIYASAGDWDNVANIRLMMKSIGRPKQSGASLLQLNDEYHEFTVMDKSHVKSDKIYQMVDGLGQHLKLLSPVPAGHCDE